In Rubrobacter radiotolerans DSM 5868, a genomic segment contains:
- a CDS encoding PspA/IM30 family protein — MGRLRRAIRGFFGRFLSGVENRNPEILLENAVQDELENLKKLQVAAARTMAYEKMLANDAANKQKILLAKDRQAKQLASRGQREAAVEVIQQKQEAEAALRDIEVRLEEARKNSEEMERAFREQERRYGDVVRERSALVEEHQRAKAMRTANEARAEISLSDSSRDLDKARQAIRQASFEADAVGELGTSETERQIAAAETDIKRLDAMRELEEMEVQMGLRPAGGEGSPEEIEAPEEPGGGERR; from the coding sequence ATGGGAAGACTCAGAAGGGCGATACGGGGTTTCTTCGGCCGGTTCCTCTCCGGTGTCGAGAACCGCAACCCGGAGATCCTGCTCGAGAACGCCGTTCAGGACGAGCTGGAGAACCTGAAGAAGCTTCAGGTCGCCGCAGCCCGCACGATGGCCTACGAGAAGATGCTCGCCAACGACGCGGCGAACAAGCAGAAGATCCTTCTTGCAAAGGACCGGCAGGCAAAGCAACTCGCCTCGCGGGGTCAGCGCGAGGCGGCGGTGGAGGTCATCCAGCAGAAACAGGAGGCCGAGGCCGCTCTCAGGGACATCGAGGTCCGCCTGGAGGAGGCGCGAAAGAACTCCGAGGAGATGGAGCGGGCCTTCAGGGAGCAGGAGCGGCGCTACGGGGACGTGGTGCGCGAGCGGAGCGCGCTCGTCGAGGAGCACCAGCGGGCGAAGGCGATGCGCACGGCGAACGAGGCGCGGGCCGAGATCTCCCTCTCCGACTCCTCGCGCGACCTCGACAAGGCGCGGCAGGCGATCCGGCAGGCCTCCTTCGAGGCCGACGCCGTCGGGGAGCTCGGCACGAGCGAGACGGAGCGTCAGATCGCCGCCGCCGAGACCGACATCAAGCGCCTCGACGCGATGCGCGAGCTTGAGGAGATGGAGGTCCAGATGGGCCTGAGACCCGCCGGGGGCGAGGGTTCTCCCGAAGAGATCGAGGCCCCCGAGGAGCCGGGGGGCGGTGAGAGGCGATGA